A genome region from Tolypothrix sp. PCC 7712 includes the following:
- a CDS encoding DoxX family protein has protein sequence MYKNKELWRVILAVSIITVGVTHFLLPQPYVKIMPPQLPYPLELVYLSGFYEILGGIGLLVPPVSQAAAWGLILLFIAVFPANINMAVNHIKIETIPYSDSPWLQAIRLPFQAVFIAWAWWYTKPSDKAKQASIIPKSLIPKELEWE, from the coding sequence GTGTACAAAAATAAAGAACTTTGGCGCGTCATCCTAGCAGTATCAATCATTACTGTAGGAGTGACACACTTTTTATTGCCACAACCATACGTTAAAATTATGCCTCCGCAACTGCCATATCCTTTAGAATTAGTTTATCTCAGTGGCTTTTATGAAATTTTAGGTGGGATAGGTTTATTAGTTCCGCCTGTGAGTCAAGCCGCAGCTTGGGGATTAATTTTATTATTTATTGCCGTTTTCCCTGCAAATATCAATATGGCAGTTAATCATATTAAGATTGAAACCATACCATATTCAGATTCGCCTTGGTTACAAGCAATCCGGCTTCCCTTCCAAGCAGTTTTTATTGCTTGGGCTTGGTGGTATACCAAACCTTCAGATAAAGCAAAACAAGCTTCAATAATTCCCAAATCACTGATTCCCAAAGAACTCGAATGGGAATAA
- a CDS encoding ureidoglycolate lyase, with amino-acid sequence MSTSQTVQQLQAQLVTPENFRRYGQVIFASADGKVFDVEDAQLNLQNGTPRFYIMRLHRKGRRFHKITRHVQCTQCLGSLEGKDWLIAVCPPHNDVNQPALEEIAAFRIPGNCFIKLEVGTWHAGPYFDHEFVDFYNLELSDTNVVDHFTHDFLQSHQLKFEMA; translated from the coding sequence ATGAGTACATCACAGACAGTCCAACAATTACAAGCTCAATTGGTAACACCAGAAAATTTTCGGCGTTATGGACAGGTAATTTTTGCAAGTGCAGATGGTAAAGTTTTTGATGTAGAAGATGCACAATTAAATCTGCAAAATGGCACACCACGTTTTTATATTATGCGCTTGCATCGTAAAGGGCGCAGATTTCATAAAATTACCCGTCATGTGCAATGTACTCAATGTTTAGGTTCCTTGGAAGGTAAGGATTGGTTAATTGCGGTTTGTCCTCCTCATAATGATGTCAATCAACCAGCTTTAGAGGAAATTGCAGCTTTTCGCATTCCCGGGAATTGTTTTATTAAATTAGAGGTAGGAACTTGGCACGCGGGGCCATATTTTGACCATGAATTTGTAGATTTTTATAATTTAGAATTGAGTGATACCAATGTGGTAGACCATTTTACTCATGATTTTCTACAGAGTCATCAATTAAAGTTTGAAATGGCGTAA
- a CDS encoding class I SAM-dependent methyltransferase → MTSEFVSNKKQIFDIWAPSYDWLLPSVFYQTIHKRLLEFVDLPPHANVLDLGCGTGRLLERLAAKFPDLRGTGLDLSSEMLRVARRNNRHRPRLIYVEGKAESLPFAEGQFNAVFNTISFLHYLEPQQIFSEVARVLSPSGRFYLVDTTLKSKSEVQVTLGSLGKVRFYSPNQREFMGAAVGLDCVGHYYLLGPVLLTVFAKKA, encoded by the coding sequence ATGACTAGTGAATTTGTAAGTAACAAAAAGCAAATTTTTGACATTTGGGCACCAAGCTACGACTGGCTTTTACCGTCTGTGTTCTATCAAACTATTCACAAACGGTTACTAGAATTTGTCGATTTACCACCCCATGCAAATGTATTAGATTTAGGCTGTGGTACAGGAAGGTTGCTAGAACGCCTGGCTGCGAAGTTTCCCGATTTACGCGGAACCGGATTAGATTTATCGAGTGAGATGTTGCGAGTAGCCAGACGCAATAATCGCCACCGTCCCCGGTTAATCTATGTTGAAGGTAAAGCTGAGTCTCTTCCCTTTGCTGAAGGACAATTTAATGCAGTTTTCAACACGATAAGTTTTTTGCATTATTTAGAACCGCAACAGATTTTCAGCGAAGTGGCGCGAGTGCTTTCACCAAGCGGACGCTTTTATTTAGTTGACACCACATTGAAAAGTAAATCTGAAGTGCAAGTAACATTAGGTTCTCTGGGGAAAGTGAGATTTTATAGTCCCAATCAGAGGGAATTTATGGGGGCTGCTGTTGGTTTAGATTGTGTTGGACACTATTATTTATTAGGGCCTGTTTTATTAACGGTTTTTGCAAAAAAAGCCTAG
- a CDS encoding WG repeat-containing protein translates to MNFDLYWTQRGRDKKIVFLLTGLSCLILQACYDEDALYTCTTTLFPFQTSLSFNPNCIGDPREGMSLINNGGTYSQRNVGLTSTGKWGYANLNAEIVVQPQYDSARDFAEGLASVGLNGKSGFIDKTGKVVIPLQFSETFAFSEGLAAAKLNGKWGYIDKTGRVIIPFQFTEALAFSEGLAAAKLNGKWRYIDKAGKLVFSFNYGVLGLIDPPAFTEGFVAAELNGKLGFIDKTGKVVIPFKFDAQGYGLHPSFLQGLVAVKLNGKWGYIDKSGQVIIPFKYNYTRRFDDGTIEVSIGEKGEVFDKTGKPIGK, encoded by the coding sequence ATGAATTTTGATTTATATTGGACTCAACGGGGGAGAGATAAGAAGATAGTCTTTTTACTGACTGGTTTATCTTGCTTGATTTTGCAAGCTTGCTATGACGAAGATGCCCTTTATACATGTACAACAACTCTCTTTCCCTTTCAAACTTCACTTTCATTTAATCCTAACTGTATAGGCGATCCTAGGGAGGGAATGAGCCTCATTAATAACGGAGGAACATATTCCCAAAGGAACGTTGGGCTGACTTCCACTGGTAAATGGGGATATGCCAATCTCAACGCTGAGATTGTTGTTCAACCCCAATATGACAGCGCTAGAGATTTTGCAGAAGGATTAGCCTCTGTAGGGCTAAATGGCAAATCGGGATTCATTGACAAAACGGGAAAAGTTGTTATCCCCCTTCAGTTTTCCGAAACTTTTGCTTTTTCCGAAGGGCTTGCAGCCGCAAAACTTAATGGTAAATGGGGGTATATCGACAAAACTGGTAGAGTGATTATTCCGTTTCAATTTACTGAAGCACTTGCTTTTTCCGAAGGGCTTGCAGCCGCAAAACTTAATGGTAAATGGCGTTATATCGACAAGGCTGGCAAACTTGTATTTTCCTTTAATTATGGAGTCTTGGGCTTAATTGATCCTCCTGCTTTTACCGAAGGTTTCGTTGCAGCAGAACTGAACGGCAAGCTAGGATTTATAGATAAAACTGGTAAGGTTGTTATCCCCTTTAAGTTTGATGCTCAAGGATATGGGCTTCATCCTTCTTTTTTACAGGGGCTTGTAGCGGTAAAACTAAACGGTAAATGGGGATATATCGACAAAAGTGGTCAAGTTATCATTCCGTTCAAATATAATTACACTCGAAGATTTGATGATGGCACAATAGAAGTAAGTATTGGGGAAAAAGGTGAAGTTTTTGACAAAACAGGCAAACCCATCGGCAAATAG
- a CDS encoding GNAT family N-acetyltransferase, producing MNQSNLELPSGCILRKATSEDNWPIRLLVLSAKLDPTQLRWQQFWVIECNGKLAACGQLRNFDDTQELGSLVVAPAWRDRGLGSLLTQHLIATATQPLYLECLGQRLAEFYSRFGFVAIAFEELPRSLKSKFGLSQLGKKLIRVPVVFMHYPNS from the coding sequence ATGAACCAGAGCAATTTAGAATTACCATCTGGCTGTATTCTCCGTAAAGCAACATCTGAAGATAACTGGCCGATTCGGTTGTTGGTGTTATCTGCTAAACTCGATCCCACTCAATTACGTTGGCAACAATTTTGGGTGATTGAGTGTAATGGAAAATTAGCAGCTTGTGGACAGCTACGCAACTTTGATGATACTCAAGAATTGGGTAGTTTGGTAGTTGCACCAGCTTGGCGCGATCGCGGTTTGGGGAGTTTACTGACACAGCATCTCATCGCTACAGCCACGCAACCGTTATATCTAGAATGCCTAGGACAACGTCTAGCAGAATTTTACAGTCGTTTTGGCTTTGTTGCGATCGCCTTTGAAGAATTACCGCGATCGCTGAAATCTAAGTTTGGTTTGTCACAGTTAGGAAAAAAGTTAATTCGGGTTCCTGTCGTGTTCATGCACTATCCCAATTCGTAA
- a CDS encoding ABC transporter ATP-binding protein has product MDYLRLQNISKRFGSFVANDNISLSVASGTIHAILGENGAGKSTLMNIISGLYQPDAGEIYLQETPIKITSPHAAIKLGIGMIHQHFMLVPQLTVTENIILGTEKSWRLNLRQKQQEIAALSQAYGLEIDPSAKVENLPVGAQQRVEILKVLYRKAKLLILDEPTAVLTPKEVESLIAILRQLAATGNTIIFISHKLEEVIHLCDTVTVLRQGKVVATTTTKAATPQQLATLMVGREMSLQFNKSPKSTGEIVLSVQNLQVADNRNISTIRNVSFELRAGEILGVAGVDGNGQRELADAIAGLRTIEQGKIEFSHNPCVVGYIPEDRQTMGLVMQFSIAQNLILKAFKYLPFCRRFLLQQEAIANHAQAAIHEFDIRTTGKDIKVNQLSGGNQQKVVLAREIARQPSVIVAMQPTRGLDVGATAAVHTRLLTERDRGAAIVYISTELEEVMAMSDRIAVIYRGEFVAILDAQTATVAEIGLLMGGGMGNGR; this is encoded by the coding sequence ATGGACTATTTACGGCTGCAAAATATTTCTAAACGCTTTGGGTCTTTTGTGGCTAACGATAATATTAGCCTGAGTGTGGCATCGGGGACTATTCATGCAATTTTAGGTGAAAATGGTGCTGGTAAGAGTACTTTAATGAATATTATTAGTGGACTCTATCAGCCTGATGCAGGTGAAATTTATTTACAAGAAACACCAATAAAAATTACTTCGCCTCATGCAGCAATTAAATTGGGAATTGGCATGATTCATCAACATTTCATGCTTGTACCTCAATTGACTGTGACAGAAAATATTATTTTAGGGACTGAAAAAAGTTGGCGGTTAAATTTACGCCAGAAACAGCAAGAAATTGCCGCATTATCTCAAGCTTATGGCTTAGAAATTGACCCCTCTGCTAAAGTAGAAAATTTACCTGTAGGGGCACAACAAAGGGTAGAAATTCTCAAGGTTCTCTACCGTAAAGCTAAGTTGTTGATTCTCGATGAACCTACAGCCGTATTGACACCAAAAGAAGTAGAATCACTAATTGCAATTTTGCGCCAACTCGCAGCCACAGGTAACACAATTATCTTTATCAGCCACAAATTAGAAGAAGTGATACATCTGTGCGATACTGTCACAGTTTTGCGACAGGGAAAGGTTGTAGCCACAACTACAACAAAAGCAGCTACACCCCAACAGTTAGCAACATTAATGGTAGGGCGCGAGATGTCTTTACAGTTTAATAAAAGCCCGAAATCTACAGGGGAAATTGTGCTATCGGTGCAAAATTTACAGGTTGCTGATAATAGAAATATTTCTACTATTCGCAATGTATCTTTTGAATTGCGGGCTGGGGAAATTTTAGGTGTGGCTGGTGTCGATGGCAATGGACAGCGAGAATTAGCAGATGCGATCGCAGGTTTACGCACTATTGAGCAAGGTAAAATTGAGTTTAGCCACAATCCTTGCGTAGTGGGCTATATCCCCGAAGATAGGCAAACAATGGGATTGGTGATGCAATTTAGCATTGCCCAAAACTTAATTTTGAAGGCTTTTAAATATTTACCATTTTGTCGTCGTTTTTTGTTACAACAAGAAGCGATCGCTAATCATGCTCAAGCTGCAATCCATGAATTTGATATTCGCACCACAGGGAAAGATATCAAGGTAAACCAGCTTTCCGGCGGAAATCAGCAAAAGGTGGTGCTAGCGCGAGAAATAGCCCGCCAACCAAGTGTAATTGTCGCTATGCAACCCACTAGAGGTTTAGATGTTGGTGCAACCGCAGCAGTTCATACAAGATTATTAACAGAACGCGATCGCGGTGCCGCAATTGTGTATATTTCTACTGAGTTAGAAGAAGTCATGGCAATGAGCGATCGCATTGCTGTAATCTACAGAGGTGAATTTGTCGCCATTTTAGATGCACAAACGGCGACAGTAGCGGAGATTGGTTTGTTGATGGGTGGGGGAATGGGGAATGGGAGATGA
- a CDS encoding histidine kinase encodes MGDEGDEGDKGDEGDEGDKGEIFITNYQLPITMPNAPCPITQYT; translated from the coding sequence ATGGGAGATGAGGGGGATGAGGGGGATAAGGGAGATGAGGGAGATGAGGGGGATAAGGGAGAAATTTTTATTACCAATTACCAATTACCAATTACCATGCCCAATGCCCCATGCCCAATTACGCAATACACTTAA
- a CDS encoding ABC transporter ATP-binding protein/permease produces the protein MNKQNIVLRLSKITNIDPSFLQRFWQVGKLYWQSEEKFGAIGLLSILILIVLSTTQIDVIVNTQKGNVLSALTAKNSSTFWETISYLLGLYLFLVLVWAAYNYIRKKLTLYWRRWLTEHFLNHYFRNRSFYQLTQSQRELDNPDQRISQDIFSFVDGFISLFFDVLYATLQMIAFTAVLWFISPNLMIVLVVYAVSGTLVTAGFFGKKLVKINFDQNKKEANFRFGLVRLRENAESVAFYRGESQELSHIKSLFDLVFKNYNYLLLWQELYLNGFVKIYEFIPQIIPAIIMAPLVLSGQLDIGKYTEAQGAFLILFWDMYVITRTFDKLTGFAAAIERLAELNYFIKQPKNSDSCEIVPNSTIQTVENSHLAIHNLTLYTPNYQRILFHDVSLTLQPAQGLLIVGTSGCGKSSLLRAIAGLWKSGTGTISRPNLEEILFLPQRPYMILGTLREQLVYPQLNTNISDQELEQILQKVNLPDLAARFGGFDVEKDWSDVLSLGEQQRVAFARILISQPKYVILDEATSALDIKNEENLYQHLYNTQATFISVGHRQSLFKYHQQVLDLCDGEKWEIKCIA, from the coding sequence ATGAACAAGCAAAATATAGTATTGAGGCTGAGTAAAATCACAAATATTGACCCAAGTTTTTTACAAAGATTTTGGCAGGTAGGAAAACTTTATTGGCAAAGCGAAGAGAAATTTGGGGCAATTGGATTGCTGTCAATTCTCATATTGATTGTTTTATCTACTACCCAAATAGATGTCATTGTTAACACTCAAAAGGGTAATGTACTATCTGCGCTAACGGCAAAAAATTCTAGTACATTCTGGGAAACAATCAGTTATTTGCTGGGTTTATACCTTTTTTTAGTTCTAGTTTGGGCAGCTTACAACTATATCAGAAAAAAGCTAACTCTTTACTGGCGACGCTGGCTAACGGAGCATTTCCTCAATCACTATTTTAGAAATCGGTCTTTTTATCAACTTACTCAATCGCAAAGAGAACTTGATAACCCAGATCAACGGATATCTCAAGATATATTCAGTTTTGTTGATGGGTTTATTTCTTTGTTTTTTGACGTGTTATACGCTACTTTACAGATGATTGCTTTTACTGCAGTCCTCTGGTTTATTTCACCAAATCTCATGATTGTTTTGGTCGTTTATGCCGTCAGTGGAACTCTTGTAACGGCAGGTTTCTTTGGTAAAAAATTAGTTAAAATCAACTTCGACCAGAATAAAAAAGAAGCTAACTTTCGTTTTGGCTTAGTCCGATTGCGAGAAAATGCTGAGTCTGTAGCTTTTTATCGAGGCGAATCACAAGAATTAAGCCATATTAAATCTTTGTTTGATTTAGTATTTAAAAATTATAATTATCTGCTGCTATGGCAGGAATTATATTTAAATGGATTTGTCAAAATTTATGAATTTATACCCCAAATAATACCTGCAATAATTATGGCTCCACTAGTGCTATCGGGACAACTAGATATTGGAAAATATACCGAAGCACAAGGAGCATTTTTAATCCTGTTTTGGGATATGTATGTGATTACTCGCACATTTGATAAATTGACTGGTTTTGCAGCAGCCATTGAAAGGTTAGCTGAATTAAATTATTTTATCAAACAACCTAAAAATAGCGATTCCTGCGAAATAGTTCCGAATTCAACAATTCAGACTGTCGAAAATAGCCATTTAGCAATTCACAACCTGACATTGTATACACCAAACTACCAAAGAATATTATTTCACGACGTTTCGCTGACATTGCAACCAGCGCAAGGGCTATTAATTGTCGGCACAAGTGGCTGTGGAAAAAGTTCTCTATTGCGAGCGATCGCAGGTTTATGGAAGTCTGGAACTGGTACAATTAGTCGTCCCAACCTTGAGGAAATCCTATTTTTACCTCAGCGTCCTTATATGATCTTGGGAACTCTCCGCGAGCAGTTAGTATATCCCCAACTTAATACTAATATCAGCGACCAAGAACTCGAGCAAATTTTACAAAAAGTCAATTTACCAGATTTAGCCGCAAGATTTGGCGGTTTTGATGTCGAAAAAGATTGGTCTGATGTGCTGTCTTTAGGTGAACAACAGCGCGTTGCGTTCGCCAGAATTTTAATATCTCAACCAAAGTATGTCATTTTGGATGAAGCTACTAGCGCTTTAGATATTAAAAACGAAGAGAATCTCTATCAACATTTGTACAACACACAAGCAACTTTTATTAGTGTTGGACATCGCCAGAGTCTCTTTAAATATCATCAACAAGTTTTAGATTTATGTGATGGGGAAAAGTGGGAAATTAAGTGTATTGCGTAA